The following proteins are co-located in the Salvelinus namaycush isolate Seneca chromosome 31, SaNama_1.0, whole genome shotgun sequence genome:
- the LOC120026084 gene encoding 28S ribosomal protein S36, mitochondrial-like, which translates to MAAAGRAIVQAVRLHSPLIKFPNRLSDPRPNVQEVLKMGVAAAQQSSGTHSSPLTSAPSPLTRLPGTSDTAATIRDLPQRYRRRIVAPEEMEYIQRGGPE; encoded by the exons ATGGCAGCAGCTGGAAGAGCAATTGTGCAG GCTGTGCGCCTTCACTCGCCACTTATAAAGTTTCCCAATCGCCTTAGTGACCCAAGACCCAATG TACAAGAGGTGCTGAAAATGGGAGTTGCCGCAGCACAGCAGTCCAGTGGTACACATAGTTCACCTTTGACCTCTGCACCATCACCCCTGACTCGCCTCCCGGGAACCTCAGATACCGCTGCAACTATCAGAGATCTTCCCCAGAGGTATCGAAGAAGGATAGTTGCTCCAGAGGAGATGGAGTACATCCAG cgtGGTGGACCAGAGTAA